The following coding sequences lie in one Zingiber officinale cultivar Zhangliang chromosome 2B, Zo_v1.1, whole genome shotgun sequence genomic window:
- the LOC122045788 gene encoding glucuronoxylan 4-O-methyltransferase 1-like gives MIQPKRIKMLSKRSVIIILVVCSTLSILKLYTLAPSASGFGDPSSSSPPRDFPDSSHKIDRDLLSPKEYQLLSDLVAGRAPCNLLFFGLKKQFLAVAALNTGGITIFLEDDSERLKAKVPKGIGIYLVKGHERAGTAYELLEHARKHPSCTLQGGLLAGSECRLSLKRLPEAVQRRKWDVVVVDGPSGDQPEALGRMGAIYTAAILAHKGVKTDVLVHDTDRMIEKWYSWEFLCHENLVSSKGKLWHFRITANSSSDNFCSQAAVQIL, from the coding sequence ATGATCCAACCGAAGAGAATCAAGATGCTATCCAAGAGGTCAGTCATCATCATCCTCGTAGTTTGCTCCACCTTGTCGATCCTCAAGCTGTATACATTAGCTCCCAGCGCGTCAGGGTTCGGGgatccctcttcctcctcgccCCCCAGGGATTTCCCTGACTCGTCCCACAAAATCGATCGAGATTTACTCAGCCCGAAGGAGTATCAGCTTCTCTCCGACCTGGTTGCTGGCAGAGCCCCCTGCAATCTACTATTTTTTGGACTCAAGAAGCAGTTTCTTGCTGTGGCTGCTTTGAATACCGGCGGCATCACTATCTTTCTGGAGGATGATTCAGAGAGGCTCAAAGCTAAGGTGCCCAAAGGGATTGGGATCTACCTGGTCAAGGGACATGAGAGAGCCGGCACAGCGTATGAGCTGCTTGAACATGCCAGGAAGCACCCTTCTTGTACCCTGCAAGGGGGTCTATTGGCTGGATCTGAGTGTAGGCTTTCGCTCAAGAGGCTTCCGGAGGCTGTACAAAGGAGGAAATGGGATGTGGTTGTGGTTGATGGACCGAGCGGAGACCAACCCGAAGCTCTGGGAAGGATGGGGGCGATTTATACAGCAGCCATTCTTGCACACAAAGGAGTCAAAACAGATGTTTTGGTTCATGATACTGACCGCATGATCGAGAAGTGGTACTCATGGGAGTTCTTGTGCCATGAGAATTTGGTTTCTTCCAAGGGAAAGTTGTGGCATTTTAGGATAACAGCAAACTCCAGTTCTGATAATTTTTGCTCCCAAGCTGCAGTTCAGATTCTGTAA